The region AACCAAGGCAGACCAAAAGATGTGAGCCAGTTACGATTGTTTGAATTGTAGCTGCGAACGCCCTGCGGTCTTGCCGCAGGGTCATTTACATTTTTAGCTATCGCTAAAATTATCAAATCAAAAAATTATGGAACATATTTTTCATTTGCCCGGAAATTATTCGTTTGAGAAAGTCGGCCATAAAGGGACAACATTTCAATCAAAATTCCTTACGGATAAAATTGAATTTTCGATTATTGAAACTGAAGCCGGGCATCAAACAAAGATCATTCAAAAAGAATGTATTTTTGCGTATTATATTCTGGAGGGCGGCGGAAGTTTTGAGATCGGCGGCGCGGTTGAAAATTGCGGCGCTGGCGATTTGGTTATCGTGCCGGCGGGGATGCCGTTCGCCTATTTGGGCAAATTAAAAATGCTTTTGGTTTGTTCTCCCTGGTGGTATCCTGAACAAGAAGCGATGGTAAAATAACAATACCTTGTATTGATATTGATATTGATGTAAACATTCCAACATTCTTGAGAATGTGAGAATGCCGGTAATCGCGGATATTGATATTTTGCAGTCTGCGGGATATTGAAGTGTTGGTTTTTGTTTTGTGGGAAACGCAGACCCGGAGAAAATTTGTGCGGATTGGACAGATAGGCGAAAGTTTTGCAAAAGGCGATAATTTTAAACGGAAACGGTCACAGGTTTATTTTTCCAGAATAATGACATTGATTTGCGGGCGGGCGAAAAAACGCAGAGGCAGGATGGTGGCGCCGATGCCGTTGGTAACGATAATGGTTCGGTTCGGTTCTTCGTATATTCCTTGACCGTATTTGTAGTTATGCCGGTGCGCCAAGTTTGCCATCGATAGCCCGAATAAGGTTACTTGCCCGCCATGGGTGTGCCCGGCCAAAAGCAATTTGGCGCGGTTGTCGGTATATTCCTCGAAATAAGCGGGGTCATGACTAAGATAAACCGTGAAGTCGGCGGCGTTGGCCATGGCGGCGGCGCCATCGGGCGTGCCGTACCAAGTTTCGTCGGTGCCGGCGACGGTGATCGCGCGGTTGCCGATGGCGATGGCGCGGTTCTCGTTGACCAAGGGAACGATTTTGGCGGCCAGCATTGCTTCAATAATGTTATTTTTGCCGGCTTCGATATCGTGATTGCCCAAGACGCCGAATTTTCCCAGAGGCGCGGCCAGCTTGGCGTATTCCGCGAAACAGGCGGTAGTGTTTTTGCCGTCGCGGCTGACATAATCGCCGCCGAAGAGGATGATGTCGGGGGCCAGAAGATTAATCCGTTCGACGATTGAACCAAGGCGCTTGGGATCGAAATACTCGCCGCAGTGCGTATCGGAGATAAAGACGATCTTTTTGCCGGAGAATTCCAAAGGGAGATCGTTGTTTTTGACAGTGATCGCCTTTATTTCCACCCGGTAGGTTTCCAGATGGGCATAGACGATAAACAGCGCCGCGATCGCGGCGGCAAGAGCCAATTTCTTTTTTTGGCGCTTTAATATTTTTTGGATTTTTTTCATTCGTGATTGTGGACCACGGTGCCGGTGCCGTGGCCGGAATTCGGTTTTTCGCGGGCGAAGACGCCCTTTTCGCCTTCGGGCAGTCGCGGCAGAGTGTTTTCGAAAATAAATTTGGCGTCGCCTTGCGTCATATTGGTGCAACCCGCGGATTGCACCGTGCCGAATCTATCGTGCCAATAGGTGCCGTGGATCGCGTAGTCGTAATTGTAATACATTGTCCAAGGAATGTTTTCCAGGTTATATTGGTAGCTATGCAGGGGCGGGCCGCCCTGCATTTTTGCTTTGGCCAGTTTGTACCATATTCGATAGGTTCCGGTTTGGGTGGGGTTTTCGGATCGTCCAGGCGAGATGTAGGTGGCAAATGCCGGTTTATCATAATCAAAAAGGGTGAGGATTTTTTTTGTCAAATCGACATCAATCCATTTTTCCCCGATTCCGACTTTTTCTGGAATAGAAAATTTTTGCGGCGGCAGGGGTTGCGCCATTGGCGTCACATAATCGGAAAACACATAGGCGCCCGCGTACATTCCGCCGTCGATCTGGTACCAAAGATTTTTACCGTCCACCCAATCTCCGTAAACTTCTTTCAAAACTTTCACGCGGTTTGCCGATGACAGTGTGCCGATTTTGTCGGAAGTTATCGCGAAACCTTTTCTCACGGCAACGCC is a window of Candidatus Nealsonbacteria bacterium DGGOD1a DNA encoding:
- a CDS encoding metallophosphoesterase, with the translated sequence MKKIQKILKRQKKKLALAAAIAALFIVYAHLETYRVEIKAITVKNNDLPLEFSGKKIVFISDTHCGEYFDPKRLGSIVERINLLAPDIILFGGDYVSRDGKNTTACFAEYAKLAAPLGKFGVLGNHDIEAGKNNIIEAMLAAKIVPLVNENRAIAIGNRAITVAGTDETWYGTPDGAAAMANAADFTVYLSHDPAYFEEYTDNRAKLLLAGHTHGGQVTLFGLSMANLAHRHNYKYGQGIYEEPNRTIIVTNGIGATILPLRFFARPQINVIILEK